One window of Candidatus Eisenbacteria bacterium genomic DNA carries:
- a CDS encoding FKBP-type peptidyl-prolyl cis-trans isomerase has translation MARFALLLLVAAFTFGCASGGGSRTAASEGAPPAGSAAAQAGTASTAGKVHRLASGLVYEDLAIGNGKMADPGLQVSVHYTGWLTDGTKFDSSHDRNQPYQFTLGQGEVIQGWDEGIKGMRVGGKRKLTVPPDLAYGSRGAGGVIPPNATLVFEVELLGVR, from the coding sequence ATGGCTCGATTCGCCCTCCTGCTGCTGGTCGCGGCCTTCACCTTCGGCTGTGCGAGCGGCGGCGGTTCGAGGACCGCGGCCTCCGAAGGCGCCCCTCCGGCGGGCTCCGCTGCGGCCCAGGCCGGAACGGCTTCCACGGCCGGCAAAGTGCACCGGCTCGCCAGCGGGCTCGTGTACGAGGATCTCGCGATCGGCAACGGCAAGATGGCGGATCCCGGCCTGCAGGTCAGCGTGCATTACACCGGCTGGCTCACGGACGGCACCAAGTTCGACAGCTCGCACGACCGGAACCAGCCCTATCAGTTCACCCTCGGCCAGGGCGAAGTGATCCAGGGCTGGGACGAGGGCATCAAGGGCATGCGGGTCGGTGGCAAGCGCAAGCTCACGGTCCCGCCCGACCTCGCGTACGGCTCGCGCGGGGCCGGCGGCGTGATCCCGCCCAACGCCACGCTCGTCTTCGAAGTCGAGCTGCTCGGCGTGCGGTGA